Proteins from one Sabethes cyaneus chromosome 2, idSabCyanKW18_F2, whole genome shotgun sequence genomic window:
- the LOC128734135 gene encoding probable ATP-dependent RNA helicase DDX56 isoform X2, producing the protein MCDKNEKSLNFHQMEIDERILKGIAKLGWIRPTLIQEKAIPLLLEGKDVLVRARTGSGKTAAFLIPIIQKILLSKQSSNIQKISVVILVPSKDLCHQTVKVMNDLTIKCDRLIRYVDLSAKMDKTALKHMLTERPDIIVSTPAKIANELREGNLNIKESLHTLIIDEADLMFSFGFENDLKSLLKYFPSVYQSILSSATLEKDVISLKKIVLHNPITLKLEEPDMAPASQLSHYHILAEELDKAAVLYTLFKLQLIKGKSIIFVNSIDRCYRLKLFLEQFAIRACILNSELPVNVRCHTVNQFNQGLYDIIIASDEIHILDPKVKLRRQQKRTMMKQIPKQIDAEAGVSRGIDFQFVSNVINFDFPENVNAYIHRAGRTARGNSVGNVLSFVNAEEKPYLYKVHEYLKTGLATEEDIMKNYSFKMEEVEPFRYRARDAWRSVTKFSIRETRIKEIKTELMNSEKLK; encoded by the exons ATGTgcgataaaaacgaaaaatcttTGAACTTCCACCAAATGGAAATAGATGAAAGGATTTTGAAG GGAATTGCAAAGCTTGGTTGGATTCGCCCTACCTTGATTCAGGAAAAGGCTATTCCATTACTATTGGAAGGTAAAGATGTTCTTGTTCGCGCTCGCACCGGATCAGGAAAAACAGCAGCATTTTTAATACCCATCATTCAAAAGATTCTCTTGAGTAAGCAAAGTTCGAATATACAGAAAATAAGTGTTGTTATTTTAGTACCTAGTAAGGATCTCTGCCATCAAACAGTAAAAGTAATGAATGACCTTACAATTAAATGTGATCGATTGATTCGATATGTTGATCTATCCGCTAAGATGGATAAAACGGCCTTGAAGCACATGTTGACTGAACGCCCAGATATTATTGTGTCAACGCCAGCAAAAATAGCCAATGAGCTGAGAGAAGGCAATCTAAATATTAAAGAAAGCTTACACACTTTGATAATAGATGAAGCAGATTTGATGTTTTCATTTGGATTCGAGAATGATTTAAAATCGTTACTCAAATATTTTCCAAGTGTGTACCAGTCGATTTTATCATCTGCCACATTAGAAAAAGATGTAATAAGTTTAAAGAAAATAGTCCTTCACAATCCAATCACCCTAAAACTTGAAGAACCAGATATGGCACCAGCCTCGCAGCTATCTCACTATCACATTCTAGCGGAAGAATTGGATAAAGCAGCTGTTTTGTACACCTTGTTCAAGTTGCAGCTTATTAAAGGAAAGAgcataatttttgtaaattcGATAGATCGATGCTATAG ATTAAAGCTGTTCCTAGAGCAATTTGCCATACGTGCCTGCATTCTAAACTCCGAATTACCGGTCAATGTGAGATGTCATACTGTAAACCAATTCAACCAG GGTTTGTACGACATCATAATTGCATCCGATGAGATCCACATTTTAGACCCAAAAGTAAAGTTAAGAAGACAACAGAAAAGAACTATGATGAAACAAATACCAAAGCAGATTGATGCAGAAGCTGGAGTTTCTCGAGGAATCGATTTTCAATTCGTATCCAACgtgatcaattttgattttccGGAAAATGTCAATGCGTATATACATCGTGCTGGAAGAACCGCTAGAGGAAACAGTGTTGGAAATGTACTTTCTTTTGTTAATGCGGAAGAGAAACCATATCTGTATAAAGTGCATGAATATTTAAAAACTGGTTTAGCTACAGAAGAAGATATTATGAA AAATTATTCCTTCAAGATGGAAGAAGTTGAGCCATTTCGGTACCGTGCAAGAGATGCTTGGAGATCTGTAACTAAGTTCTCGATTCGAGAAACTCGCATCAAAGAAATTAAGACCGAGTTgatgaattcagaaaaattgaaG TAA
- the LOC128734135 gene encoding probable ATP-dependent RNA helicase DDX56 isoform X1, whose translation MCDKNEKSLNFHQMEIDERILKGIAKLGWIRPTLIQEKAIPLLLEGKDVLVRARTGSGKTAAFLIPIIQKILLSKQSSNIQKISVVILVPSKDLCHQTVKVMNDLTIKCDRLIRYVDLSAKMDKTALKHMLTERPDIIVSTPAKIANELREGNLNIKESLHTLIIDEADLMFSFGFENDLKSLLKYFPSVYQSILSSATLEKDVISLKKIVLHNPITLKLEEPDMAPASQLSHYHILAEELDKAAVLYTLFKLQLIKGKSIIFVNSIDRCYRLKLFLEQFAIRACILNSELPVNVRCHTVNQFNQGLYDIIIASDEIHILDPKVKLRRQQKRTMMKQIPKQIDAEAGVSRGIDFQFVSNVINFDFPENVNAYIHRAGRTARGNSVGNVLSFVNAEEKPYLYKVHEYLKTGLATEEDIMKNYSFKMEEVEPFRYRARDAWRSVTKFSIRETRIKEIKTELMNSEKLKSFFDENPRDLQALRHDRTLHTIKIQEHLSSVPEYILPNSLRHITGISTGVSKKSHSSSKKRSNEVIKNPLMVAGIDYAKKRRA comes from the exons ATGTgcgataaaaacgaaaaatcttTGAACTTCCACCAAATGGAAATAGATGAAAGGATTTTGAAG GGAATTGCAAAGCTTGGTTGGATTCGCCCTACCTTGATTCAGGAAAAGGCTATTCCATTACTATTGGAAGGTAAAGATGTTCTTGTTCGCGCTCGCACCGGATCAGGAAAAACAGCAGCATTTTTAATACCCATCATTCAAAAGATTCTCTTGAGTAAGCAAAGTTCGAATATACAGAAAATAAGTGTTGTTATTTTAGTACCTAGTAAGGATCTCTGCCATCAAACAGTAAAAGTAATGAATGACCTTACAATTAAATGTGATCGATTGATTCGATATGTTGATCTATCCGCTAAGATGGATAAAACGGCCTTGAAGCACATGTTGACTGAACGCCCAGATATTATTGTGTCAACGCCAGCAAAAATAGCCAATGAGCTGAGAGAAGGCAATCTAAATATTAAAGAAAGCTTACACACTTTGATAATAGATGAAGCAGATTTGATGTTTTCATTTGGATTCGAGAATGATTTAAAATCGTTACTCAAATATTTTCCAAGTGTGTACCAGTCGATTTTATCATCTGCCACATTAGAAAAAGATGTAATAAGTTTAAAGAAAATAGTCCTTCACAATCCAATCACCCTAAAACTTGAAGAACCAGATATGGCACCAGCCTCGCAGCTATCTCACTATCACATTCTAGCGGAAGAATTGGATAAAGCAGCTGTTTTGTACACCTTGTTCAAGTTGCAGCTTATTAAAGGAAAGAgcataatttttgtaaattcGATAGATCGATGCTATAG ATTAAAGCTGTTCCTAGAGCAATTTGCCATACGTGCCTGCATTCTAAACTCCGAATTACCGGTCAATGTGAGATGTCATACTGTAAACCAATTCAACCAG GGTTTGTACGACATCATAATTGCATCCGATGAGATCCACATTTTAGACCCAAAAGTAAAGTTAAGAAGACAACAGAAAAGAACTATGATGAAACAAATACCAAAGCAGATTGATGCAGAAGCTGGAGTTTCTCGAGGAATCGATTTTCAATTCGTATCCAACgtgatcaattttgattttccGGAAAATGTCAATGCGTATATACATCGTGCTGGAAGAACCGCTAGAGGAAACAGTGTTGGAAATGTACTTTCTTTTGTTAATGCGGAAGAGAAACCATATCTGTATAAAGTGCATGAATATTTAAAAACTGGTTTAGCTACAGAAGAAGATATTATGAA AAATTATTCCTTCAAGATGGAAGAAGTTGAGCCATTTCGGTACCGTGCAAGAGATGCTTGGAGATCTGTAACTAAGTTCTCGATTCGAGAAACTCGCATCAAAGAAATTAAGACCGAGTTgatgaattcagaaaaattgaaG AgtttttttgatgaaaatcCGCGTGACCTACAAGCATTAAGGCATGATCGAACTCTTCATACAATCAAAATCCAGGAACATCTTAGCAGTGTCCCAGAGTACATACTCCCGAATTCACTAAGGCATATAACAGGAATTTCTACTGGTGTCAGCAAGAAAAGCCATAGCTCTAGTAAAAAAAGAAGTAATGAGGTGATAAAGAATCCCCTTATGGTTGCTGGGATAGACTATGCAAAAAAAAGACGTGCATAA